DNA from Saliniramus fredricksonii:
CTCGGTGTTGGCGGCCACGGCGATTATTGCGGCGACTGGTACGATCCGTCCGCCCTGGCGCACCTTCAGATAGGTGGCGTCGAGCCAGAGATAGGGCCATTCGCCGGTGAGCGGGCGGTTCAGGAACTCGCCGACACGTTCGTCGATGTCCTTGCACAGCTTCGACACCGTGCTCTTCGAAATGCCGCTCAGCCCCATGGCCTGCACCAGCTCATCGACGCGACGGGTCGAGACACCACTGATCCACGCCTCCTGGATGACGGCCACCAGCGCCTGTTCCGAGGTCTTGCGCGCTTCGAGAAAGCCCGGGAAGTAACTGCCTTGACGCAGCTTGGGAACCCGCAGGTTCAGCGTGCCCAGACGGGTATCGAGAGCGCGCTCTCGATACCCGTTACGCCACGTTGTGCGTTCGCCGCTGCGCTCGTGCTTGCCAGCGCCGATCAGGCCTTCGACATCCGCCTCCATGATCAGCTGCAGGACGGCCTCGGCAACGCTGCGCAGAAAGTCTCCCTGATCGTGCTTGGCCAGAAGTTCGGACAGGTCCATGTTCGTCTTGGTCATCGGGGTCTCCATGTGGTCCGGGGTTGAAGTCAGCAAACTCCACCTCGACCATACACCTCGATGGCCACCCAGGATCACACCGTTGACGGCACTGAAATTACACCAGCTCCTTGGACGCTACCTTTGTCCCTATCTCATTGAATTCATTAAGAGAATTTTTCAGCATACAGTGCGTAGCAATCTCTAATGTCATTATATACTATTGATTGTACGATATCATTGGATTTGGGAGGCCGATATGCGACAGGCTCAAACGCTGAACGATGCCCAATTGAAGCGGGTCCTCAATCACATCACCACGCGAAAACATCCACAACGTGATCGCACGATCGTACTGGTGAGCGTGTATGCTGGTTTGCGGGCAAAGGAGATCGCAGGCTTGAAACACGGTGACGTGTTCGATGCTGATGGCCGAGTGAGGGAGCAATTCATCCTCACCGCCGACCAGGCCAAAGGTGGCCACCGACGAACTGTGTATTTGAGCCAGCGCTTGCGAAAGGCGCTGGCTGACTATCGGACCAGCATTCCATCGACCGATCCGAATCCGCCCTTGTTCGCCAGTCAGAAGGGCGGACATTTCTCTCCCAACACCATGTGCCAGCTGTTTCTCTCTATCTACAAGGCATGTGGGCTCAAAGATGCCAGCAGTCACAGTGGCCGTCGCACCTACATTACCCGATTGGCGAACAAGGGCGTCGGCGTTCGCTTGTTGGCTGCACTGGCCGGCCATCGCCACATCGCCACCACCCAACGCTATATCGACGTGAACACCGATCAGCTGACTGAGGCAGTGGAGCTGCTCTGATCCGTTTGCTGATGGCCCATTAGCCTCAGCAATCCATTCCCAGTTAGTTTGCCCTGCCCAAATGCCTGCAATGCGCGTTGCCGCAATCTTTCGGACAATTCAAAACCGGGTTTATCGACACCCAACGCAGCGATCAGCCCATTCTCAGAAAGCCTTCCATCTTCAAAGAGATCGAAGGCCATCTCTGCCGATGATTTCGACCCATTATCGGCAGCCGATGCCTCCTTTGGCAGTGACACAGATTCTGATCCAGCTTCGGCATCGCCCTCATCCGGTTCGGCTGGCAGTGCGTCATCAACATCATCATCATCGGTGACGGCTTTGTTCAATTCGGCAGGATCGATTTCCATACCGCTGATAGCCTGCTTCTGTCGATATTCCTCAGCCGTCAGCTCATAGCGCTTGCCGGTCAGCGCCTCCTTCTTCAGACGTGGTGTGAGATGGCTGTAATGCTGCTCGATCATCTGAATGCTGGTGCCCATCTGAATGGCGAGCGTGTGGATATCGAGTCCATCGTTGACCAGGCCAAACGTCGCATAGGTATGACGTAAGCTATAGAGTGTGCGATTGCGCCCAGTACGTGGGCACTTGAGCAAATCCGTATCCTCCATCAGACGCCGAAACGTCTGACGAAGGTTCATCGTCGTCGTTCCATCAGGCAATCGAAACACCGGCGTGTCGATCTTGCGCTTCAACAGCTCCTCAAATGGAAAACCAGCGATATCTGCGCAACGTGACTGAATGCGCTTGAGATAGTTTTCCGTACCAGATCGGCAGATGATATCACGCCTGCCGGTTTTGCCATCGACCGACATCTCCAAAAACGTCTTTCCCTTATCGGTGAACAGGTTGACGTGTTTCCAATGCAGATTGTCGGCTTCGGTGCCATGTCTGATGCCGGTATTGGCCAGGATGAGGATATAATCACGCAACAGGTGGCGCATATCACGTGATTTGCCCTTTCGACCAGCGTTGATCCAATGAGGCAGATGGCCGAGCAGCTTGCGGTATTCATCTTTGTCGAAGTCAGGTCGGCGCTCGCTGTCCTTGCCCTTGTTGATGAGCAACGGCACGTGCGAACGATGGATATAGCCCTGTGCAACGGCCTCATCGAAAACACGGGCAATGGCCGCATTATGGGTGTTGAGGGTGGAGGCTTTGGGCTCTTTGCCGATCTTTTCCACCCGCCATTTTGAGAATGCCTGCAGGTCGGCGAAGGTGATGGTGTTGACGTGCTGATTCTGAAAATACGGGATGAAATAGCGTTTGAGGACGGCGATATAGTCCTTGTAGCTCTTTTTGCCCGTACCGGCTGCCAGCTGGTTTTGCATATCGGCGATGCATGTGGCGGCAACGTCGGCGAAGCGCTTTGTGACGACGGGCAGATTGTTCTTCAGCCGAAGCTG
Protein-coding regions in this window:
- a CDS encoding tyrosine-type recombinase/integrase; this encodes MPKLSSATETILDGDIRLTRRPNSRAWQAAFKAGKRLVRISTGCRQLDDAKRRAREQYMEYQLRLKNNLPVVTKRFADVAATCIADMQNQLAAGTGKKSYKDYIAVLKRYFIPYFQNQHVNTITFADLQAFSKWRVEKIGKEPKASTLNTHNAAIARVFDEAVAQGYIHRSHVPLLINKGKDSERRPDFDKDEYRKLLGHLPHWINAGRKGKSRDMRHLLRDYILILANTGIRHGTEADNLHWKHVNLFTDKGKTFLEMSVDGKTGRRDIICRSGTENYLKRIQSRCADIAGFPFEELLKRKIDTPVFRLPDGTTTMNLRQTFRRLMEDTDLLKCPRTGRNRTLYSLRHTYATFGLVNDGLDIHTLAIQMGTSIQMIEQHYSHLTPRLKKEALTGKRYELTAEEYRQKQAISGMEIDPAELNKAVTDDDDVDDALPAEPDEGDAEAGSESVSLPKEASAADNGSKSSAEMAFDLFEDGRLSENGLIAALGVDKPGFELSERLRQRALQAFGQGKLTGNGLLRLMGHQQTDQSSSTASVS
- a CDS encoding tyrosine-type recombinase/integrase, yielding MRQAQTLNDAQLKRVLNHITTRKHPQRDRTIVLVSVYAGLRAKEIAGLKHGDVFDADGRVREQFILTADQAKGGHRRTVYLSQRLRKALADYRTSIPSTDPNPPLFASQKGGHFSPNTMCQLFLSIYKACGLKDASSHSGRRTYITRLANKGVGVRLLAALAGHRHIATTQRYIDVNTDQLTEAVELL